In Candidatus Thermoplasmatota archaeon, the sequence CTTCCAGGCGCCGCCGCTCCACGAAGCCGCGGAACGGACCGCTTCGAGGTCGACGCGCGCGTGCACGGCCGTCGGTGTCTCGGGAGGCGAGATTCGAGCGCCCTCGCGCGTGCTCGCGCGGGCCCCGGCCGCGCCCACCTCCGCGTCCCGGGACTGGGTGCGCAACCACGCTTCGTCCGCACGGCCCTCGCCGATGGCCGCGCGCGACTCGCCAACCTGCAGGGCGACGGCAGGCGTTCGGGCCGTGGCGTCGGCCGCAAGGTCGTTCGGGGAAAAGCTCGCGTCGTGGACCAGCGCGTGGGGCGCGGAAGCGGGCAGTTCGGCCTCGACGACGCGCTCGCCCGCCTGGAGCCGAACCGCGTCGGCCGTGGCCAGAGGCGGTACGAGGAGGAGGAACAAGATCCCCGCCGCAGCGAATCGCGACACGAACGGTCTCCCGCGCATTCAGCGGGTCGGTGGGGACATAAGCCTTGCGTTCCGGAGGTCGTCCGTTTTCGACGGTTTTCGGACGAAAGGGCTAGGCGACCTCGACGACGGCTTCGATCTCCACGGCGATGCCGATGGGAAGCTCGTTGACTCCAACGGCCGCGCGGGCGTGGCGACCTTTCTCGCCGAAGACCTGCACGAGAAGATCGCTTGCCCCGTTGATCACCTTGGGCTGGTCCACGAAACCGGGGGCGCTGCGGACGAAGCCCGTCACCTTCACGATGCGCACGACGCGATCGAGGTCGCCCACGGCGTCCTTGACCGCGGCCAGCACGTTGAGGCAGGTGACGCGCGCGGCCTCCTGGCCTTGCTCCACCGTGAAATCGCGACCAACGTAGCCGACGTGCGTGGGCTTCCCGTCGCGCATGGGCCCCTGTCCGGAAACGTACACGAGGTTCCCGGCTCGTACCCAGGGAACGTAGGACGCCATCGGCTTGGACATCGGGGGGATCGCGAAGCCCAACTGCTTGAGGCTCGTTTCGGCGAGCGACATGATTCTCGCGCCGCAACGGCCGGCCGCCTTGAAATACTTTCAGCCTACCCGCGGGGATGTTCAAGTCGACCGCCGGAAGTCTGTCCGCCATGGCGACGCTTCTTGTCGAGCTGGAGGTTCCGGAATTCCTGCTTGAGCGCTGGGATCCCGATCGTGTGCGGCGCGTCGTGGAGAACGCCGTCGCGCGGGCGTACGCGCACGATCTTCGGGGAAAGGTGGACGCAAGGCCCGTCGCGCGGTTCCGGCCTTCGCTTGGAGAAGAAAGGTTGCCCGAGCGGGGGGATGCACGCGTGCTCGCTCGGGCGTAGGACCCGCAGGATGCGGGCGGGTCGTTGAGCGGAAAGGGCCGGGAAAACGGGCCCTTTTCGGGTTTGCAGGGTTCGGGGTTGCGGTGTCGTTTCCGACGAAGGCAACTAGACGGCCCGAGGGGATGCCCTTTCGGGCGGTCGCGTCGAATCCACGATTCGGCCGCCTGCCCGCGAGAGCCGCTCGGCGTGGAACAGCCACTGCTGTGCGTAGCCGGCCATGGTTCCCCAGCGCTCTTGCGCCCAGGCCACGACCTCCTCGTCGCGCCGCTTGCGGCCGCCGAAGAAGCGTCGCTCG encodes:
- a CDS encoding RidA family protein — translated: MSLAETSLKQLGFAIPPMSKPMASYVPWVRAGNLVYVSGQGPMRDGKPTHVGYVGRDFTVEQGQEAARVTCLNVLAAVKDAVGDLDRVVRIVKVTGFVRSAPGFVDQPKVINGASDLLVQVFGEKGRHARAAVGVNELPIGIAVEIEAVVEVA